The sequence CAAATTCGATGATTTGTCTTTGATAACAGCCTCGatatcttcatttttatcactGAAACATGCGGAAGTCACTCATAAAATTAGGAAATAGCTTCAACAGAAATAGATTTATCGGTTGTCCCCCAAAATGATTTGAAAAGAAgagatttagaaaattccttaGTGAGTGTTTTTGGATTTCAGATAATGAAAGAATCCACTCACATTATTTGACTCTTTCGTCCCTCCAGCTCCTTCTGCAAAAACTCCATCTGCAAATTCAGTTGACTAGCTCTGTATCCAGCCTTCTCAGCTGCATCATTAGCAGTCCTGACATCCTCCTGCATCTCCCTGATCCTCCCTTCGAGTAACCTCCTCTCGTTCTCCCTCCTCGCGATTTCCCTGTCAAAAGTTATCTGCAGGGACCTCAATTCACTAGCAACACTCTCCCTCTCATCCAAAGCCCTCGTGAGTCTCTTCTCAACCCCTGAGTACCTCTCCATAGCCTCTTTCACCCTCTCATCAGCCTCCCTGATTCTCTCCTCCATCTCTCTGCCCCCAAACAGCTGACTCTTCCTCCACCTGTCATTGACACTCGAAAGTTTCTCCTCGAGCTCAAGAATTCTACTCTCAGACGTCTTCATCTTCTCCTCGAACTTTCTCTTATTCATCTCCTCAGAGATAATCAATTTCTCCTCAGAATTCTTCAGCTTCTGTTCGAGTTCAAGAACTTTGGAGGACGAGCGATGCAGATAATCCTCATTTCCATGTTTCCTCTTCTCCATCTCCTCCTCCAGCATTTGAATTTCTCTGTGGGCTCGATCGAGAAGTGTCACCTTCTCTCTCAACTCTGACTTCAGCTCCTTAATCTCAAATgtgtattttttacaattcattTCAAAGCTCTCTTTACAGTGCAACAATTCTTTCTCCAATTTCATCGCAAATTCTTCTGCAATATTCGTCAAATGAGATTCCAGCTTCGATTTCTCCTCCAAAGcagctgtttctctctgcatTATCATCTCTTTTTCCCTCATCGCTGTCTCCACAAGAACAATAGCCTCTGCAACTTTGGCTTTTGATTCCTGATCCTTAGTCGCCATCCTCGTAGCTAAACATCGAGTCTCAATCAATTCAGTCTCCAATTTCTGTTGGGCATTTTGGTTGGCTTCCAATTCCCTATTTTTATCTTCTAAATTCGATGTAAGTTTCTCCAATATTTTCTTGTGTGTCTCCTCCTTGATGAAGAGGTCGTTGTGAAGATTCTGAATTGTCCTCTCGAGTTCAGATTTTTCCCTGTTGAGGACGTCCACTCGTTCCCTGCAGGACTCCCACAACGCCTGATGCTTGATGAAATTCTCTTTCGCTTGGACTAACTTTGATTCCAGTGCTTTGATGGCCTCTGAGTACGTCTCTTTGACATTATTCACTTGCTCTTCGTAGTATCTGTGGGCTGTCACATCGTTGTGCGAGGCCTTTATCTCGTTCTCGAGGGTCTCAACTGTCTTCAAGGCCATCTGCCAGAGTTGGAACATCGAGTCCTTCTCCAATTGCACCAGGGATATTTGTTTCTTGAGATTATCGATTGATTCTTTGTCATCGAGACTCCTGGGGTACTCAATGTTGTTGGAATGTGAGAACGATGTTCTGGCTACTTCTGCGGTGATTCGGTTCTCCTTTTGGAGGGACTCAACCTCTCCCCGAAGACGAATTTGTTCTTCCTGGGAGTGGGAGACGTGAGATTGTTCAGTTAAATTCATAAAGTTggggggaataaaaattatgtgggGAGAAGTCAAATCATCTTGTTCTCCCACTTTGTTATTGATTCGCTACATAATTTTGTCATTATACAACAAATGTCGTTTTCTAATGTTTGTTTACTCGCATTTATTTTGTAGTAGAACTACTGAAAGCTTGAAAAACTCACCTTGCAGTCCCTCAGGTCCACCTGAAGACTCTCCACAATTGCTTCGTACTCCTGAATAATGGACTTTGTCTCCTCGGCACTAGAACATTATCAAATatgtaataaaataatcataaataattattttttaactaaTCTCACTGTCCAGGCTATTTTTTATCGATCCATAAACCAATGAACTCACGCAGTCCTTTCCATGACTTCAATGTCAGTTCCAGTCATTATTCCCAGCCAATTACTCTCTCTCATCCCTCCAAAATGAATAAGTTTAACTTCTCGACGACGTTTGATGCTTCAGAGGCTTTTTTCAAGACTTCAGACAACATTTTTCACGAGTAATAGCTGAGGGTTCACTATTCCAACGGCTTGTCAACGTTAAAACGTAAACAAACCGGTAGAAGTGCACTGCAACGCCATCTTTGGAATATCGATAATGACCTCAAAATCGACAGCAGGTCAGTCGTTATGATCCGTATGTAGATAACTATTTGCTAGAGCGACTGAATGCCATTCAAGGTTTCTCAATCCAAGATCGATGCTCGCAGCAATCGATTCACTACTGGTCAATTATCGATTTCTGGTGAATCGATTGTTGCCACTGAATCGTTAAGGAAGGCCTCAATttctttaagaaaaatttgaagTCGACCAGGACTCATTTCTGATTATCTAACATCCTGAATCGACTTCCAATCacatttccaatgaaaagtTATCTGACCGTCTCTATGACGTCATGACCAACAAGTTGAGGTTGAACCCAACTGACTCCCGATGACTTATCTAAAACGAGTTGCgttgaaaatacatttttcaatcatttatttGCACAGGAGACACTGAGAAAAGTAAATGCACGTCATCAATCATCTGGAATATCTTCCTGACGAATAATTCGATAGAACCAATCGACCCAATCACTGCAGTGAATAATTCCAGTCACGACTGGCTCAATCGCCAACTCTGAAGCATCAATCCCCTGATCCACAAGTGTTCTTGGGACAGGTTTCCATCCTAAATCATCAATATGAATTGAATACTCATCCCAAAGGTGGCTCTAGCTTCAAACTAATCCAAAAGTTCTCCTTGTCCTCCTTATACCTCGCCTTCAGCAAGAATTCCCAAGCCAAAGAGTGCCCAGGAAATTCGTACTCCCTCGCAAGCCTCTGGCACTCCCTCATCCACACCCCGACCTCGTCTGCCCTTTTCTTCTTCCAATTCACATTTTTGCTCTTCAACTCGTGTTCCTTGATGATCTTCGCCGTTAAAACCTGAGTGTGCCAATGATCAAAGAACTTTCTGGCTCTCATCAGCTGTACTGCAGCCCAGAAGACATCAATTTTCCCTCGAATCGCAGTCTTTCCCTGAAGAAGCCTCGCCATCCTCGTCGACAGGATTCTCCTTACCAAGCTCGGTTCAGACTTCTTTTGAGACGAGGAAATGGTATGACGTGTCACCTCCTGATGGTTCTTCCCAGATTTTCCATCTTCAGACGCTGGGCACAGATACGTACAACCACAGTCGTAGTTCTTCTGCGTCCAACGTCTCGGTGTTTCCTCCCTGGCCACCTCTTCATCAAGATCAAGCCCTAGAATTCTACTCAATACGTGACCGATGTAGGGCAGCACTGGTGGACGATCTTGCGCTTTCTCCCATGAGTCGAGATAACAATCTGTTCTACAATTTGTAAAAATCCTGCACAACCTTGAAAAGCTCTCGTACCTCGTAGCGTGATGAGTCTTCAGATGATTCCAAGTAGATCTTAATCTGTAAACCGATGGACTCTGGAGACCCGCGATGATAGATCTGGATGAGTTGAAGTTTCCCAtggagaaacattttttagCGGAGTTGATGAGCCTCGCCAACATCCTCGCCCTCATTTCCAATTTCCTGATCATGAGGATCTCACTAGAAGTCAACGAGGAAATTCGATGGCTGAAGGCAATCCAAGCTCCCACGTTTGGTGCATTCCTAGATGAATTTTGGAAGACGATTATCTCGATCTCTGACGATGGTATCCTCAGGAACAAATTGCGATCGATGAGTGTCAGCTGCTTTGCCAAAGTCGTACTGTCTAGATCCCAGATCGTTGCTTTGAAATTTGGTCTCAACAAACGTCTCAGTTGGGTCACTGTCCTCTCTTCGGACTTCTGAAGGTCTTTCCTTCTCTTCCGCAGGTCTCGACCCGGGAATATCTTGTTCAGAATGCAACTGCTCTTACTGCACATCTTCATCCCGTTTGTCTTGCTTCCATCCGAGGAGAACTTCCTCCCTAAGAAGGAACATCGTTTACCATTATCTCTTGTCGAATGAAAATTGTGGAGACGTGTCAAGTGGTTCCTCAACTCCCTGTAGACAGCGGTTGCAGCTCGGGGTCTGTACCAGTAGTTCGGCGTCCAGAATATCACGAGTCTTCCTCTCGTAGAAGTGACAGGTGAGGGTCTTTCAGGGTTTAGAGAAGTCATGGAAACACTCGTGCAGAGCTGCTTCTTGGGGACAGGGAGTCTCATTTCATCATCGACAGGTCTTCTGATTCCCACCAGACTCGAGGATCTTCTCTTCTGAACTGAAATTTTGTCACCGGCGTTCACAGACCAGGGACCCAACCCGAAGAAGAAGTGGGGACAGGTGGCCAACCCGTATCTTCTGAGAGATTTGAACGAATGTCGTGAGGAGCTGTTCGATTGAACACCTTTTCTTCTCTCCCAGATTTCCACTCCACTCTCGATCAATTTGTAAGGGTCCATCAGTTTGTAAGCTGGCTTTATCTTGACTAGGTGATCAGGATCGCCCTCGTGAGGGGCTAGATACAGCCCAGACGAGCAATTCTCACCGATTCCAAATCCAAATCTCGATAATTTGGGAACTAGAGCGTAATTTGATTCTCGATCTGTCTTTCGGCTTCTGGAGATCGTCGAATCATTTCTATCGATATCGCTGCaatggggggaggggtgggacCCGGTGCGAGAAACTTTTGAAATCAATCTCTGGGGATGAGGGGATGGTCTGTGGAGGTAAAGAACGTCACAAGGTCCGATGTCTTTGGCTTTCTGCTGTCGTTTTGTGGTGGAGTATTTCGACGGTGGCCAACTGTGGTTGGACTTCTGGAGAGGAGTGAGGGATACTGGACGCAATTCATATTGAACTCCAAGGTCATCGAAACTGGTACCTGCAAAACGCACGGGAACTGGAGCGTAGAGACCGTGACCGAGTTCGTTGTAAGTTGGACCGAGGTAGATGTCTTTGCGGGGCCACACGGGGGGAATACCATCACCGCCACTGTaattctgtctctgtctacaGACTCGGGGATTCCCCCAATCTTTTGGGACAAATCGGGATTCCCCGTCGGAAGAGAGAATGTAGAGGGTGGTGGAGCTTGATGAGCTAGCCGCTGTGGTTTCAGAGAGAGAACTTCCATTTTCTTTCTGCAGTTGGAGGACCTCAATTTGGGTGCACCAGAGGGACCAGAGGGAATCACGGTGGCAGATACCCCCCAATTCGTAATATGTTACGCGACCGCTAATTAAtctagaataataaaaatttgggGATTTTACACGGGCCCCCTTTTTAGGGAAAAATGTGTACAAGAGGAGCTCACCCACCTGGCCTTCAGGGTTTTTCTCCTTCGTCTCCTAAAAACACTCAAATTAACAAACTCCAAAGGATAAACAGAAACGAGCTCGAAACACTCGATACTGGCATCGACTCCTGGACAGCAAGTGAATccctgatttttttggaaaacgtCAGTGGCAATGATCAGCTTGGAAGAACTCAATGCCATGGTAACTTCTCTCACTCCCCGGCCGTCCCTCGTAGTCTCAGCGAATGGTGAttcgatgataattttttcgtacAATTCTTTGTATTCAgagaaaagtaattttttaattctattcTGGTCCATTTGTTGGTGGAAATCGACGTGATTTTAACGTAAAAAATAAACCCAATGATGTCgacattgataaaaattaagtaaagataataaaaagaaaaatcaatctaTCAAAGGATTTTAATGAGGAAATATCTGTAAAAGGTTGGAAATAATGGCCTGAAGTGAGGAATTATTCAGATAAATCTAATgtctctttatttttcatctcgaATAATTCTACTACGGATGGACAATGATCGAGATGTACAATTAAGCAGTTCTTCCGAATAATAATGACGATGATTCTacgtgaaattgtttttttttctgccaagGCCTTAAATTTCTCATATATTTTAAGTacacaattaaattaattaccatGTATTGTTAATTATTGGTAATAAATACTGTAAAAACACTTCttttatcattaaattcacattttgtgtataaaaaatgaaatgagaaaaacaattaattaataattaattaattaatggtcTCATACTCACGCAATAGCGCAAAAAAGATCGTACCAAATTTTGGtgtaaaaaatttacaacTGCGATAAGATTATTACTTGTGCGGAGAGTATAGACACCCTCACTCCGACAATCTTCAATCAATATTATATATCTTGGGTAACGAGATTAATCTATCTCATATAGTATAATATCTATAGTACATCTAGATACTTGTGTATAGGtatcctcgaaaaaaaaaaattcagccaTCATCTGAATCTCTATGACTATACTTTCCGCTTGTAAAAGATTTTTCATCTCTAAATGTTGCAGATATTTTCGATTTCGAAAGCTCTCTGAGTGGCTAGCTCACACTggaaccagaaaaaaaaattcaaaaggaACGTTTTACGTATATCAAGAAATTCCTGGCTTAAAAATCGCAgtaagaaaaaacaaattaagtCCACAAATTTTACATTTCATTTGCAAACgaatcatttaaaaatcacaatttcacTTTATCtggatattaaattaaatttaattaattgaatgaataaaataaagacGAATGTTCTAGAGAGTTTTCAAGCCACGAGTttcttaataaaaataaaaacatttcttaaaagacttttttttcttctcagtgTACCACATTGATTATTTATCCTCTAGTAAATCATGGAGATATAGTAAAAGTTTGAGTATAAAACTCTTAAATTACTTAATTTTATCGGTGTTGACTGTCTCGCTGATTGTTTGAGCAATGATAATAAGCGCCTTATCGTGAGCCATTCTCAGGGCTGACTTTGATTGTTACTCTGTTGGCTAATGCTGCTGCTAGTTTCTCTACGTTGCTCTGGAGGAGTGTAACTGGACGTTCGGCATCGGGACTCGATGGTTTGGGTAGTGATTGTGGAGTTGCTGCAATTTcctgaaaatattaattgcgTAATGACTGTGCTGTTATATTCAACAATTCCGGtgatgattaataattaaacttATGAATATCCTCTGAGACTGACAATGGGACTCTTTCGTTTTTAGTTAAACATTTTGAAACCCGCTGAGaaagataaatatttcaaaaaagaTAATCCACCATTTGGAAGACAAGctctattatttgtttataagaagGAAGGgttaaagaaaaaatcaataccttccgatatttaattaaaataataaattagacACTTAGATGTCTTCAATGGTCAATAAGaggtttatttattattattttccaaactaaaaaaatatgtttccaatatttttatttaatttttacagCTGTCATTAAGACATTCTCCCACAAAATatcatttcacccccaacagATGTtttaaattgtgaaaataattgaaatgtgACAGCTGGCA is a genomic window of Diachasmimorpha longicaudata isolate KC_UGA_2023 chromosome 16, iyDiaLong2, whole genome shotgun sequence containing:
- the LOC135170201 gene encoding repetitive organellar protein-like isoform X1, which translates into the protein MRESNWLGIMTGTDIEVMERTAAEETKSIIQEYEAIVESLQVDLRDCKEEQIRLRGEVESLQKENRITAEVARTSFSHSNNIEYPRSLDDKESIDNLKKQISLVQLEKDSMFQLWQMALKTVETLENEIKASHNDVTAHRYYEEQVNNVKETYSEAIKALESKLVQAKENFIKHQALWESCRERVDVLNREKSELERTIQNLHNDLFIKEETHKKILEKLTSNLEDKNRELEANQNAQQKLETELIETRCLATRMATKDQESKAKVAEAIVLVETAMREKEMIMQRETAALEEKSKLESHLTNIAEEFAMKLEKELLHCKESFEMNCKKYTFEIKELKSELREKVTLLDRAHREIQMLEEEMEKRKHGNEDYLHRSSSKVLELEQKLKNSEEKLIISEEMNKRKFEEKMKTSESRILELEEKLSSVNDRWRKSQLFGGREMEERIREADERVKEAMERYSGVEKRLTRALDERESVASELRSLQITFDREIARRENERRLLEGRIREMQEDVRTANDAAEKAGYRASQLNLQMEFLQKELEGRKSQIIDKNEDIEAVIKDKSSNLNILREKYEDKITELTKHVKIHQKLSNKWKDEAQSLANKFQIRFKELKTKAHSLQKENEQLNNELLMCRQQVAHCRAQMMERYFKNLPNSPTMLSSDITIFFQSISASMVIADDDVELGLSQFIAQGAVYL
- the LOC135170201 gene encoding repetitive organellar protein-like isoform X2 → MRESNWLGIMTGTDIEVMERTAAEETKSIIQEYEAIVESLQVDLRDCKEEQIRLRGEVESLQKENRITAEVARTSFSHSNNIEYPRSLDDKESIDNLKKQISLVQLEKDSMFQLWQMALKTVETLENEIKASHNDVTAHRYYEEQVNNVKETYSEAIKALESKLVQAKENFIKHQALWESCRERVDVLNREKSELERTIQNLHNDLFIKEETHKKILEKLTSNLEDKNRELEANQNAQQKLETELIETRCLATRMATKDQESKAKVAEAIVLVETAMREKEMIMQRETAALEEKSKLESHLTNIAEEFAMKLEKELLHCKESFEMNCKKYTFEIKELKSELREKVTLLDRAHREIQMLEEEMEKRKHGNEDYLHRSSSKVLELEQKLKNSEEKLIISEEMNKRKFEEKMKTSESRILELEEKLSSVNDRWRKSQLFGGREMEERIREADERVKEAMERYSGVEKRLTRALDERESVASELRSLQITFDREIARRENERRLLEGRIREMQEDVRTANDAAEKAGYRASQLNLQMEFLQKELEGRKSQIIDKNEDIEAVIKDKSSNLNILREKYEDKITELTKHVKIHQKLSNKWKDEAQSLANKFQIRFKELKTKAHSLQKENEQLNNELLMCRQQVAHCRAQMMESFDGDCR
- the LOC135170200 gene encoding uncharacterized protein LOC135170200, with amino-acid sequence MDQNRIKKLLFSEYKELYEKIIIESPFAETTRDGRGVREVTMALSSSKLIIATDVFQKNQGFTCCPGVDASIECFELVSVYPLEFVNLSVFRRRRRKTLKARLISGRVTYYELGGICHRDSLWSLWCTQIEVLQLQKENGSSLSETTAASSSSSTTLYILSSDGESRFVPKDWGNPRVCRQRQNYSGGDGIPPVWPRKDIYLGPTYNELGHGLYAPVPVRFAGTSFDDLGVQYELRPVSLTPLQKSNHSWPPSKYSTTKRQQKAKDIGPCDVLYLHRPSPHPQRLISKVSRTGSHPSPHCSDIDRNDSTISRSRKTDRESNYALVPKLSRFGFGIGENCSSGLYLAPHEGDPDHLVKIKPAYKLMDPYKLIESGVEIWERRKGVQSNSSSRHSFKSLRRYGLATCPHFFFGLGPWSVNAGDKISVQKRRSSSLVGIRRPVDDEMRLPVPKKQLCTSVSMTSLNPERPSPVTSTRGRLVIFWTPNYWYRPRAATAVYRELRNHLTRLHNFHSTRDNGKRCSFLGRKFSSDGSKTNGMKMCSKSSCILNKIFPGRDLRKRRKDLQKSEERTVTQLRRLLRPNFKATIWDLDSTTLAKQLTLIDRNLFLRIPSSEIEIIVFQNSSRNAPNVGAWIAFSHRISSLTSSEILMIRKLEMRARMLARLINSAKKCFSMGNFNSSRSIIAGLQSPSVYRLRSTWNHLKTHHATRYESFSRLCRIFTNCRTDCYLDSWEKAQDRPPVLPYIGHVLSRILGLDLDEEVAREETPRRWTQKNYDCGCTYLCPASEDGKSGKNHQEVTRHTISSSQKKSEPSLVRRILSTRMARLLQGKTAIRGKIDVFWAAVQLMRARKFFDHWHTQVLTAKIIKEHELKSKNVNWKKKRADEVGVWMRECQRLAREYEFPGHSLAWEFLLKARYKEDKENFWISLKLEPPLG